A stretch of the Tolypothrix sp. NIES-4075 genome encodes the following:
- a CDS encoding VapE domain-containing protein, which yields MTAFLFNRNQSKTVSYQTVKKKVARATSVVYLTKKMHNLIKLDTNNSTTNRPDSIDISHWEEWIKSGVDEKIISLNVQSIHDSQELDKILNRNNKNRRKHSDNLIPAWCVSGINPQSWEKTLEGVQVKSDNPPIINGKPQKYLNSSGYGTSPLFLDLGIPDYWLNTIEDKSIPNIILEGAKKAGAVLSLGYAAISIPGVSTCRKKGRLHKSLQLFCGYGRTFYLAFDNDVMTKKPVQDALLNLARDLSATGSKVMVLEIPPGEAKGADDFIVANGKEAFENLIKTAKTIEEWRDKVKEFWLLEQERIKETKKSKLARYTHIINLGWGDMLRFNSLKNQIEMNGEPLDLEQVRLRLALEFDVDVPAYDAISIIEFLARKQTYHPVQEYLEDVAQQHPEPDLSILDNLATRYLGSSEPLHNIYMRKTLIAAVARIYEPGCQHDAATIFIGKQYAGKSSFWRKLFGREFFSDQLGEATKSEDELAKVHQFWGLEWSEFETVYRKKDVSSLKKFMSASVDAFRLPYARTTKEYPRQSVLVGTSNESEILNDPTGSRRFWIIPILKESIPLELLEQERDKLWSAAYHAYKNGEQWELDRDSRLKQSELNKDFETQDPWQEKISAYIRDKSYVTIEDIFYHLSIEPSRQDMGLTKRVSAILRQLNWSKIRKYLNGCWVRVWEEVKTKVTFLGGSRGSSQDNVSFDASTIDGDSEKTNSINLGGSRGSSQNNVLEDTLLSSESHNTSVAHDTVSNSSELHEDRVMIEAAQDIQENILNSIPLDPPQNPTFISEVKNKGTGFAPSLPAPLKIKFASPLGDVKAIATPLDSKSWEFHLIYPDGTEQREEKISDEPKASKRLKSLAQKWQANLTYRVNHITQNGYQWVEGCKCIDVTRTSRGGANYTFKSPTGEEIYIFENKDFELMQ from the coding sequence TTGACGGCATTCCTTTTTAACCGCAATCAATCAAAAACTGTAAGCTACCAAACAGTCAAAAAAAAGGTAGCACGAGCCACCTCTGTTGTTTACTTAACTAAAAAGATGCATAACCTAATTAAGTTAGATACTAATAATTCTACCACAAATCGTCCTGATAGTATAGACATCTCTCACTGGGAAGAGTGGATAAAAAGTGGAGTTGACGAGAAAATTATTTCTCTAAATGTCCAATCAATTCATGACAGCCAAGAATTAGATAAGATTTTAAATCGCAACAATAAAAATAGACGAAAACATTCAGATAACTTGATTCCTGCTTGGTGTGTTAGTGGAATCAACCCGCAAAGCTGGGAAAAAACTTTAGAAGGAGTTCAAGTAAAAAGTGATAATCCACCAATCATAAATGGCAAGCCTCAAAAATATTTAAACAGCAGCGGATACGGAACATCGCCCTTGTTTTTAGACTTAGGAATTCCAGATTACTGGTTAAACACAATTGAAGATAAATCCATTCCGAACATTATTCTCGAAGGTGCAAAAAAAGCCGGCGCAGTACTTTCCCTTGGATATGCTGCTATTTCAATTCCTGGGGTAAGTACTTGTAGAAAGAAAGGGCGGTTACATAAATCATTGCAACTGTTTTGTGGTTATGGTCGAACTTTTTACCTGGCGTTCGACAACGATGTAATGACAAAAAAACCAGTACAAGACGCGCTACTGAACTTAGCACGCGATTTATCGGCAACCGGTTCTAAAGTCATGGTGTTAGAAATCCCCCCAGGAGAAGCTAAAGGCGCTGACGACTTCATAGTTGCTAACGGGAAAGAAGCTTTTGAAAATCTGATTAAAACTGCTAAAACTATTGAGGAATGGAGAGACAAAGTAAAAGAATTTTGGTTGCTAGAGCAAGAAAGAATCAAAGAAACTAAAAAATCTAAACTAGCCAGATACACTCACATTATTAATCTGGGATGGGGAGATATGTTGAGGTTTAACTCCCTAAAAAACCAAATTGAGATGAATGGAGAACCACTCGATTTAGAGCAAGTGCGACTGCGGCTGGCTCTTGAATTTGATGTGGACGTGCCTGCCTATGATGCCATATCAATAATAGAATTTCTCGCAAGGAAACAAACTTACCACCCGGTGCAGGAGTATCTAGAGGACGTTGCACAGCAACATCCAGAACCTGATTTATCGATTTTGGATAATCTGGCTACACGCTATTTAGGCTCTTCAGAGCCGCTGCATAACATATATATGAGGAAAACCTTAATAGCAGCAGTTGCCAGAATTTACGAACCAGGATGTCAGCACGATGCCGCAACTATATTTATTGGCAAGCAATACGCTGGTAAAAGCAGCTTTTGGCGTAAACTGTTCGGTCGTGAGTTTTTCAGCGATCAATTAGGGGAGGCAACCAAATCAGAGGATGAACTGGCAAAAGTTCATCAGTTTTGGGGGTTGGAGTGGTCAGAGTTTGAAACTGTCTATCGCAAAAAAGACGTTTCTAGCTTGAAAAAATTCATGTCCGCTAGTGTTGACGCCTTTCGATTGCCTTATGCTCGAACTACTAAAGAGTATCCTCGGCAATCGGTATTAGTAGGAACTTCCAACGAAAGCGAAATTTTAAACGATCCCACTGGGAGTAGGCGATTTTGGATAATTCCCATCCTCAAAGAATCAATTCCTCTCGAATTACTGGAACAAGAGAGGGATAAGCTTTGGTCTGCGGCTTATCACGCTTACAAAAATGGCGAACAATGGGAGCTAGACCGAGATTCGCGCCTCAAGCAATCCGAACTGAATAAAGATTTTGAAACTCAAGACCCTTGGCAGGAAAAGATTTCAGCTTACATCCGAGATAAAAGTTATGTGACGATTGAGGATATTTTTTACCACCTCTCTATTGAACCTTCAAGGCAAGACATGGGATTGACCAAGCGAGTTAGTGCGATTCTTCGGCAATTGAACTGGAGTAAGATTCGCAAATATTTAAATGGTTGCTGGGTAAGAGTGTGGGAAGAAGTAAAAACAAAAGTTACTTTTTTAGGGGGATCTCGTGGATCGAGTCAAGATAATGTTTCTTTTGATGCAAGTACAATTGATGGCGATTCCGAAAAAACAAATTCAATAAATTTAGGGGGATCTCGTGGATCGAGTCAAAACAATGTACTTGAAGACACTTTATTGTCCAGTGAATCACATAATACCTCAGTAGCGCATGACACTGTATCAAATAGTTCAGAACTCCACGAGGATCGAGTAATGATTGAGGCAGCGCAAGACATCCAAGAAAATATTCTCAACTCGATCCCCCTAGATCCCCCTCAAAATCCAACTTTTATTTCTGAAGTTAAAAACAAGGGTACTGGGTTTGCCCCCTCACTCCCCGCTCCCTTAAAAATTAAATTCGCTTCACCATTGGGGGACGTTAAAGCGATCGCCACTCCTCTCGACTCTAAAAGCTGGGAGTTTCACCTTATATACCCAGATGGGACAGAGCAGCGCGAAGAAAAAATAAGTGACGAGCCTAAAGCGAGTAAGCGATTAAAGTCGCTTGCTCAAAAGTGGCAGGCTAACCTTACTTACCGCGTCAACCACATCACCCAAAACGGCTACCAGTGGGTTGAGGGATGCAAGTGTATTGATGTGACGCGCACCTCGCGAGGTGGAGCTAATTACACCTTCAAATCTCCCACAGGAGAAGAAATCTATATATTTGAAAATAAGGATTTTGAACTGATGCAATGA
- a CDS encoding tetratricopeptide repeat protein, with product MLRRLSVTITAAIIWQFCSSLTLAETKNPAQADKFPPSPLELTIPDPLLPRKPNKQPLSVQEQQDLTVAVDNLNQQAAAKLQAGDKIGAFDIWNRELRLRRYLGSLAEVQALSRVGAIAWNENNRPEIFYIMQRLQKIQTSSLQKQKKLAKTIPSTTADVELWRSLAMAYTNLRSPIEAVAAYDQVLAAVRQSNDLAAVVETLKTMGELHMSWFDYTKAADTYEQLLNLAAKSGDRINQLAYLQQLAYIYEQQRKPQQSIKIRSQLIESYQSENNLIQIPELKLAIGSDYQSLAKENPTLLPEAFKNYQEAYTTAWQQEQYVTAGEALQKLIALYRSQGQTEEALQTGQILVQTQEKAVNFYGMMKGYDQIGQIYLERKEPNLALAAFQKGLELAQQLKHDEAYFTEQIQKLSK from the coding sequence ATGCTACGGCGCTTAAGTGTGACAATTACTGCTGCTATAATTTGGCAGTTTTGCAGTTCTTTGACTTTGGCAGAGACAAAAAACCCTGCACAGGCGGATAAATTTCCGCCTAGTCCGCTGGAGCTTACTATACCCGATCCACTGCTACCGCGTAAACCTAACAAACAGCCGTTATCTGTTCAAGAACAGCAAGATTTGACTGTGGCGGTGGATAATTTGAATCAGCAAGCAGCAGCTAAACTGCAAGCTGGAGATAAGATAGGAGCGTTTGATATTTGGAACCGGGAACTGCGTTTGCGTCGCTATTTAGGTTCACTGGCAGAAGTGCAAGCGCTGTCGCGGGTGGGTGCGATCGCCTGGAATGAAAACAATCGCCCAGAAATATTTTATATTATGCAGCGATTGCAGAAAATTCAAACTTCTTCCTTGCAAAAGCAAAAAAAACTTGCCAAAACAATCCCATCTACAACAGCTGATGTAGAACTTTGGCGATCGCTGGCGATGGCTTATACTAATTTGCGATCGCCAATTGAAGCAGTTGCAGCTTACGATCAAGTTTTAGCCGCAGTCCGACAAAGCAATGATCTTGCTGCCGTTGTCGAAACCCTCAAAACAATGGGGGAACTGCACATGAGTTGGTTTGACTATACCAAAGCCGCCGACACCTACGAACAATTGTTAAATTTAGCGGCAAAAAGTGGCGATCGCATCAATCAGTTAGCATACCTGCAACAGCTAGCTTACATTTACGAGCAACAAAGAAAACCACAGCAATCAATAAAAATACGCAGTCAGTTGATAGAATCTTACCAAAGTGAAAATAATTTAATTCAGATACCAGAATTAAAGCTAGCGATCGGCTCAGATTACCAATCCCTAGCCAAAGAAAATCCAACTTTACTCCCAGAAGCTTTTAAAAACTATCAAGAAGCTTATACCACAGCTTGGCAACAAGAACAATACGTTACTGCTGGCGAAGCTTTACAAAAATTAATCGCCTTATACCGTTCCCAAGGACAAACAGAAGAAGCTTTGCAAACTGGGCAAATTTTGGTGCAGACACAAGAAAAAGCTGTCAACTTTTACGGCATGATGAAAGGCTACGACCAAATTGGGCAAATTTATCTAGAACGCAAAGAACCAAATCTTGCACTAGCAGCCTTTCAAAAAGGGCTGGAATTAGCCCAACAACTCAAGCATGACGAAGCTTATTTTACCGAGCAGATTCAAAAGCTGTCAAAGTAA
- a CDS encoding tyrosine-type recombinase/integrase: MSDDKWINVDKRSQKLVIRFHVKGFDKQFFIATGLKDTKRNREIVRSRRDAIATDIALQRFDSTLKSYQLLASKDSKFKPLEKTQANKYKYNILELWLKFTDFQSTLIEQTTILTKYEAITRYTSRLPDFSLEKATEIRDWLLKNTTKFMAFDILNNYNRCCNWAVNSKFIPDNPFEKLKIKKPKRKLEDNYQAFTLEQRDLIINAFEEHPVHFHYAPLIKFLFWTGCRPGEAFALTWGDISEDCCRISINKSCNLHRILKGTKNGKNRVFPTAKGSKLQQLLRTIRPDRANPKSLVFRSKNQKPLNNGILQNFWNESTSADYKGEIHRYPGVVKELVAKGKLDFYLKPYATRHTFATWAIACGVSLDKVALWIGDEVETVLRHYCHPNVVKSECPDF, translated from the coding sequence ATGAGTGATGATAAGTGGATAAATGTAGATAAACGCAGTCAAAAACTGGTTATCAGATTTCACGTAAAGGGATTTGATAAACAGTTTTTTATTGCGACAGGGCTAAAAGACACTAAACGAAATCGTGAAATAGTTCGCAGTCGGCGTGACGCAATCGCCACTGATATCGCCTTGCAACGCTTTGATTCAACCCTAAAAAGTTATCAACTACTAGCAAGTAAAGACAGTAAATTTAAACCACTAGAAAAAACTCAAGCCAATAAGTATAAATACAATATTTTGGAACTTTGGCTTAAGTTCACTGATTTCCAATCGACTTTAATTGAGCAGACAACCATTTTAACCAAGTATGAAGCGATTACTAGGTACACAAGTCGGTTGCCTGATTTTTCACTTGAAAAAGCGACAGAGATACGTGATTGGTTGCTTAAAAACACTACTAAGTTTATGGCGTTCGATATTCTTAACAATTACAATCGCTGTTGTAATTGGGCTGTAAATTCTAAGTTTATCCCTGACAATCCCTTTGAAAAGCTGAAAATTAAAAAGCCGAAAAGAAAGCTTGAAGATAATTATCAAGCTTTTACCCTTGAGCAGAGAGATTTAATTATCAATGCTTTTGAGGAGCATCCTGTGCATTTTCATTATGCTCCACTAATTAAGTTTTTATTCTGGACGGGTTGCCGTCCTGGTGAGGCGTTCGCCCTAACTTGGGGGGACATATCCGAGGACTGTTGCCGAATATCTATAAATAAATCTTGCAATTTACATAGAATTTTGAAAGGAACCAAAAACGGTAAAAACCGTGTATTTCCTACCGCGAAAGGTTCAAAACTCCAGCAACTGCTGCGAACAATTCGACCCGATCGCGCCAACCCTAAAAGTTTGGTGTTTCGCTCCAAAAACCAGAAGCCCCTCAATAATGGCATACTCCAGAATTTCTGGAATGAATCTACAAGCGCTGATTACAAGGGAGAAATTCACCGTTACCCAGGTGTGGTGAAAGAACTGGTAGCCAAGGGCAAGCTTGATTTCTACTTGAAACCTTATGCTACACGACATACCTTTGCAACGTGGGCGATCGCGTGCGGCGTTTCCCTAGATAAAGTTGCTCTGTGGATCGGTGATGAAGTGGAGACGGTGTTAAGACACTACTGTCATCCAAATGTTGTGAAGTCAGAATGCCCTGACTTTTAA
- a CDS encoding DUF1328 domain-containing protein, with protein MVEIFLICAIAVSIVGGVSAPIAKILFSTYSEERKRLESGGQPRFPQTYIQPEIEESSPPKYSQQREIQEVNNRN; from the coding sequence ATGGTTGAAATCTTCTTAATTTGTGCGATCGCCGTTTCCATCGTTGGGGGAGTCAGCGCCCCTATCGCCAAAATCCTTTTTTCAACTTACTCAGAAGAACGAAAGCGCCTAGAATCCGGGGGTCAGCCGCGATTTCCCCAAACTTACATTCAGCCAGAAATTGAGGAATCCTCACCCCCAAAATACTCACAGCAGCGCGAGATACAGGAGGTGAACAACAGGAATTAA
- a CDS encoding chromophore lyase CpcT/CpeT — MTHSTDIATLARWMAADFSNQEQAFENPPFFAHIRVCMRPLPLELLSGVSFFVEQAYNYTLNDPYRLRVLKLLNAGSRIEIENYTLKQEEKFYGASRNLQLLKELTVNDLEKLPGCNMIVEWTGNSFKGKVEPGKGCMVFRNKKNTYLDSEFEIDTEKFISLDRGRDPETDEHIWGSVAGPFHFVRWDSFADEVKV, encoded by the coding sequence ATGACACATTCTACTGATATTGCCACCTTAGCTCGCTGGATGGCGGCTGATTTTAGTAATCAAGAACAAGCTTTTGAAAACCCGCCTTTTTTTGCTCATATTCGCGTGTGTATGCGTCCCCTCCCGTTAGAATTGTTATCAGGGGTAAGTTTTTTTGTGGAGCAAGCTTACAATTATACGCTCAATGACCCCTATCGCTTGCGGGTGTTGAAGTTGCTCAACGCAGGTTCGCGCATCGAAATCGAAAATTATACTCTTAAGCAAGAAGAAAAGTTTTACGGTGCCTCCCGTAACCTACAACTCCTCAAAGAGTTAACCGTCAACGATTTAGAAAAATTACCAGGCTGCAACATGATTGTTGAGTGGACTGGTAACAGCTTCAAAGGCAAAGTTGAACCAGGTAAAGGCTGCATGGTGTTTCGCAACAAGAAAAACACCTATCTTGATAGTGAATTTGAGATTGACACCGAGAAATTTATTAGCCTTGACCGAGGACGAGACCCCGAAACCGATGAGCATATCTGGGGATCTGTCGCAGGACCATTTCACTTTGTCCGTTGGGACAGTTTTGCGGATGAGGTGAAAGTATAA
- a CDS encoding glycosyltransferase family 2 protein, producing MTKNHPRLSIGLPVYNGEKFLREAIESLLAQTFDDFELIICDNASCDKTEEICRTYAALDKRIRYYRNEINIGCAPNFNRVFELSSGEYFKWAAYDDLHAPDFIARCVEVLDRDPTVILCHSQVYLIDEQSNLFRRYNINLKTDSPKPQERFHELLTKHLCYQCYGVIRASALRLVPPMGSFGIADGIFLLRLGMIGKFYEIGDRLFFARIHPQQSMSMFFPDYLSFTNNNTQYSSSMIPDFYGWAVWLDSANEGQIIFPHWRILWEYILSIWLFKLNLYQRICCHISLYKQLRGNESFLIKDLLKATQIFWIRLKKYSIPKQQIKTVN from the coding sequence ATGACCAAGAATCACCCACGATTGAGTATTGGACTACCTGTATATAATGGCGAGAAATTTCTCAGAGAAGCCATAGAATCGCTTTTGGCTCAAACTTTTGATGATTTTGAGTTAATTATTTGCGATAACGCTTCATGTGACAAAACAGAAGAGATTTGTAGAACTTATGCGGCTCTTGATAAACGCATCCGTTACTACCGTAATGAAATAAATATTGGGTGCGCTCCTAACTTCAATCGAGTGTTTGAATTGTCTTCAGGTGAATACTTTAAGTGGGCAGCTTATGATGATTTACACGCTCCAGATTTTATCGCTAGATGCGTGGAAGTACTTGACCGAGACCCAACTGTAATTTTGTGCCATTCCCAAGTATATCTGATTGATGAACAAAGTAATTTATTCCGCAGATATAATATCAATCTGAAAACAGATTCACCAAAACCCCAAGAGCGTTTTCATGAGCTTCTAACTAAGCACTTATGCTATCAATGTTACGGGGTAATACGTGCTAGTGCTTTAAGACTTGTACCCCCGATGGGAAGTTTCGGTATTGCAGATGGAATTTTCTTGTTAAGACTGGGGATGATTGGCAAGTTTTATGAAATAGGCGATCGCCTATTTTTTGCCAGAATCCATCCGCAACAATCAATGAGTATGTTTTTCCCAGATTATTTGTCGTTTACTAACAACAATACACAATACTCATCGAGTATGATACCTGATTTTTACGGGTGGGCAGTATGGTTAGATTCGGCAAATGAAGGGCAAATTATATTCCCACATTGGAGAATATTATGGGAATATATTCTTTCCATCTGGTTGTTCAAACTAAATCTGTATCAACGAATATGTTGTCATATTAGTTTGTACAAACAACTGAGAGGCAACGAATCTTTTTTAATCAAAGATTTGCTGAAAGCTACTCAAATCTTTTGGATTCGGTTGAAAAAGTATTCAATTCCGAAACAGCAAATAAAAACTGTGAATTAA
- a CDS encoding glycosyltransferase, whose protein sequence is MKKQPLRIALFTGLYAPFLTGVSVAVHQRARWLLQQGHEVFLIHPEFNDKYPKNVGNCALPGLNELKSFPKFSSYAFPSQPLMLYKHLPQPMHNRHWSDTKLLEKFQPDIVVVEEAAQMRGCYSMFLQGYGRPIASEYAKKTGTPTISIFHTDIVAYIRYYFGDQLFNLIRPILPILVKQLSAAYDINYFPSHEQLAKYKSMNCQRSEYLPYQGVDCDKFHPRNITYNPIPNDDRPLLLFVGRITPEKNVGELLDAFPIIAAKIPNVHLVIIGSGPADEEIRQRAQKFKSNVTVWGESHGTELLGWYARADIFLNPSVTENFCTTNMEALASGTPVVAADAGGNPEQVLSDINGLLSEPNNPMDLAEKVIFILENPTLKAKLTQQARSSILEFDWSACMEKFEDKLYELVTVSNQVEVEAA, encoded by the coding sequence ATGAAAAAGCAACCGCTACGCATTGCGCTGTTTACAGGATTGTACGCTCCCTTCTTGACAGGTGTTTCAGTTGCAGTACACCAGCGAGCTCGCTGGTTGCTACAGCAGGGACATGAAGTCTTTCTTATTCACCCAGAATTTAACGACAAGTACCCCAAGAATGTTGGCAATTGTGCTTTACCTGGGCTGAATGAATTAAAGTCTTTCCCCAAATTTTCCTCTTATGCATTTCCATCACAACCGCTGATGTTATACAAGCATCTTCCTCAACCGATGCACAATCGGCATTGGAGCGATACCAAGTTGTTGGAGAAGTTTCAGCCTGACATTGTGGTAGTTGAAGAAGCCGCGCAGATGAGAGGGTGCTATTCAATGTTCTTACAAGGTTACGGTCGCCCTATTGCTAGCGAATATGCCAAGAAAACTGGCACGCCAACAATATCTATTTTTCATACGGATATTGTTGCTTATATCCGATATTACTTTGGAGATCAATTGTTCAACTTGATTCGTCCAATTCTTCCCATTTTGGTCAAGCAGTTGAGTGCAGCTTATGACATCAATTATTTTCCTTCTCACGAACAGCTTGCTAAGTACAAAAGCATGAACTGTCAACGTAGCGAATATCTTCCCTATCAAGGAGTCGATTGTGACAAATTTCATCCGCGAAACATTACTTATAACCCAATTCCTAATGACGACAGACCGCTGCTGCTTTTTGTCGGACGTATTACCCCAGAAAAGAATGTTGGCGAACTTTTAGATGCATTTCCAATCATCGCTGCCAAAATTCCTAATGTTCATTTGGTCATCATTGGTAGCGGTCCTGCTGATGAGGAAATCCGTCAGCGTGCCCAAAAGTTTAAATCTAATGTTACCGTGTGGGGCGAGTCTCACGGCACAGAACTTTTGGGCTGGTACGCTCGCGCAGACATATTTTTAAACCCCTCCGTCACCGAAAACTTCTGCACCACGAATATGGAAGCCCTCGCATCAGGAACCCCGGTTGTAGCAGCCGATGCTGGGGGAAATCCAGAGCAGGTTTTGTCTGATATTAATGGCTTGTTATCCGAACCTAATAATCCAATGGATTTAGCCGAAAAGGTAATATTCATTCTCGAAAATCCTACCCTCAAAGCAAAACTAACTCAACAAGCTCGCTCCTCCATACTCGAATTTGATTGGTCAGCATGTATGGAAAAATTTGAAGATAAACTCTACGAGCTTGTTACAGTATCAAATCAGGTTGAGGTAGAGGCTGCTTAG
- a CDS encoding DUF2141 domain-containing protein: MLKLSKISFLLIAILVSASFAKTANAQQTTTLTVVVNGIKHQKGQICLGIYPNEKGFPLSTKNVVKSACKPITGSSLKQEFTGLKPGNYAVAVVDDQNGDRQLNKDFFGIPKEGFGISNNPTVSITTGTPKFSKASFSLLKNTTVNIEMKYGLDP; encoded by the coding sequence ATGTTGAAGTTATCTAAAATTAGTTTCTTGTTAATCGCTATTTTAGTGAGCGCTAGCTTTGCTAAAACAGCAAACGCACAACAGACTACAACACTTACTGTAGTCGTCAATGGCATCAAACACCAAAAAGGTCAGATTTGCTTGGGAATCTACCCTAATGAAAAAGGATTTCCTTTAAGTACAAAGAATGTTGTCAAAAGTGCTTGCAAACCAATTACAGGAAGTTCTCTAAAACAGGAATTTACTGGTTTGAAGCCGGGAAATTATGCCGTCGCTGTAGTTGACGATCAAAATGGCGATCGCCAACTTAATAAAGACTTTTTCGGCATTCCTAAAGAAGGTTTTGGTATTTCCAATAATCCGACAGTATCAATAACAACGGGTACGCCCAAGTTTAGCAAAGCCAGTTTTTCGCTTTTGAAAAATACCACAGTCAACATAGAAATGAAATATGGACTAGATCCATAA
- a CDS encoding TFIIB-type zinc ribbon-containing protein produces the protein MDKICTHCGSQNIVYDHNHGFYRCNGCSCVWEYPKANPDYDEFDNEENPDLQDALLEQMFGSGRMNFI, from the coding sequence ATGGATAAAATCTGCACCCATTGTGGCAGCCAAAATATTGTTTACGATCACAATCACGGTTTTTATCGCTGTAACGGTTGCAGCTGTGTATGGGAATATCCCAAAGCCAACCCGGATTACGACGAATTTGATAATGAAGAAAACCCCGATTTACAAGACGCTTTACTAGAACAAATGTTTGGTAGCGGTCGAATGAACTTTATTTAA
- a CDS encoding KGK domain-containing protein — protein MNLNIDDVVSIEKHASFLGATTFTVKEASDKLAQFVQDKAGITAEAWKGDGVKCRVLQPGKGGWKEGRVRISLEFIPDEEEIEEAELVEKVELEENAPLKQLSPLDEFRQNN, from the coding sequence GTGAATTTGAACATAGATGATGTAGTAAGTATTGAAAAACACGCTAGTTTCCTTGGTGCTACAACTTTTACGGTTAAAGAGGCATCGGACAAATTAGCTCAGTTCGTACAAGACAAAGCTGGTATTACGGCTGAAGCTTGGAAGGGTGATGGTGTCAAATGTCGTGTGTTACAACCTGGCAAGGGGGGCTGGAAGGAAGGTAGGGTTAGGATTTCTTTGGAATTTATTCCCGATGAAGAAGAAATAGAAGAGGCTGAACTTGTTGAGAAAGTTGAGCTTGAGGAAAACGCGCCACTAAAGCAACTATCGCCATTAGATGAGTTTCGCCAGAATAATTAA
- a CDS encoding glycosyltransferase encodes MIDLAIFLSKSLLGWLAIQMFLAVVFLFYLYSSKSKNILPDDQLPKTAVILCLRGVDPFLPNCLRSLLNQNYPQYDLKLVVDSYDDPAWKIATDISQQAATNVQISPLRMLRYNCSLKCSSLVQAISELDDSYSFVALIDADMVPHPNWLRELVTPLTHPKVGATTGNRWYVPTGNYWGTMVRYQGNISNVVQMFLFGIPWGGNLALKTEIFRETALLDKWGQALNEDKLLCKVLKKQKMQVKFVPSLMLNREECDLPSLLSCLERQLLSSRLYHPLWSAVIGDVISSILVPTLAILLGLVALLSGQWDAAALCFGNFAIYTIGLFFLMLGFEVGIQPLIRFQDKTTTKLSAIALMKMLIAIPLTQWVYGLAFLSSLRASTVNWRGVSYEVKGPWNIRLIKYHPYQFSTQSDESKLSL; translated from the coding sequence ATGATAGATCTGGCGATATTCTTGTCTAAATCTTTGCTGGGTTGGCTAGCTATACAGATGTTTTTGGCGGTTGTGTTTTTGTTTTACTTGTACTCATCAAAGAGCAAAAACATTTTACCAGATGACCAATTGCCGAAAACAGCGGTAATTCTTTGCTTACGTGGAGTTGATCCGTTTTTGCCAAATTGTTTGCGATCGCTCTTAAACCAGAACTATCCACAGTATGATTTAAAGTTGGTCGTCGATAGTTACGATGATCCAGCTTGGAAAATCGCCACTGATATCAGCCAACAAGCAGCAACCAACGTCCAAATCAGCCCTTTAAGAATGCTGCGCTACAATTGCAGTCTCAAATGCAGTTCCCTAGTGCAAGCTATCTCTGAATTGGACGATTCTTACTCATTTGTTGCCTTAATCGATGCCGATATGGTACCCCATCCCAATTGGCTGCGTGAATTAGTCACTCCTTTAACTCATCCCAAAGTAGGTGCAACAACCGGCAACCGTTGGTATGTACCCACAGGTAACTATTGGGGGACTATGGTACGCTACCAAGGCAACATATCCAACGTTGTGCAGATGTTCCTTTTCGGCATTCCTTGGGGTGGTAATTTAGCGCTAAAAACAGAAATATTCCGAGAAACAGCACTGTTAGATAAATGGGGACAAGCTTTAAACGAAGATAAGCTGCTATGCAAAGTCCTAAAAAAACAGAAAATGCAAGTTAAATTTGTTCCTTCTTTGATGCTGAATCGGGAAGAATGCGATTTACCCAGCTTACTCAGTTGTCTTGAGCGCCAACTACTTTCTTCTCGACTTTATCATCCCTTGTGGTCAGCAGTGATTGGTGATGTTATTTCCAGTATCTTAGTTCCTACTCTTGCCATACTGTTAGGTTTAGTAGCGTTGTTAAGCGGACAATGGGATGCTGCCGCTTTGTGCTTCGGCAACTTCGCTATCTATACCATCGGATTATTCTTTCTCATGCTGGGATTTGAAGTAGGTATACAGCCACTAATTCGTTTTCAAGATAAAACAACCACAAAATTATCAGCGATCGCACTCATGAAAATGCTGATAGCAATTCCCCTAACACAGTGGGTTTATGGATTAGCATTTTTATCCTCTCTGCGGGCATCAACAGTCAATTGGCGCGGCGTTTCTTATGAGGTGAAAGGACCTTGGAACATCCGCTTAATCAAATATCACCCTTATCAATTTTCAACTCAATCTGACGAGAGCAAACTTTCACTGTAG